The genomic DNA AGCCCCCAAAGTAAATTATATGCATGTGAGTGGATGATTAGACTTGCACAAATGTACACAGGTAACACTATATAAAACAGGCAGTGAATGTCCTCATCCTCGCtcagattttatcttctcaatGAGGTCTGCACTGACACTTCGTGCCCTGGCATACTAAGCTCCATTACTgtgtctgctttttctttctccacagCACAGACTTCAAATAGTCTGAATCACTaacttgttaattttattttctcttatgctATGAGATAAATTctttcagggcaaatagatgctTGTCACATATATTTCCAATAGCCCATGACTATCTCTGGAATTTAAGAACAGTTCAGAATAATTTTTGAAtgtatgaaagaataaataactgAAGGAGGTGACAAATGCCCCATGAGTCTGTTAGCAAATATATAGAATCTGTGTCTAAAATATGAAAGAAGAGACAGGAAAGGTCAATAAATGCAGTTGTTGTCAGcatatcagttctgttcagttcagttgctcagtcatgtttgactctttgtgaccccctggactacaaCACTTCCCTaacagccaggcttccctatccatcaccaactcctagagcttgctcaaactcatgtccattgttcggtgatgccatccaaccatctcatcctccgtcatccctttctcctcctgccttcaatctttcccagcatcagggtcttttccaatgagtcagtttttctcgTCAGgagcccaaagtattggagcttcagcatgagtcctttccatgactattcaggactgatttcctttaggattgactagtttgatctcaagagtccaagggactctcgagtcttctccaacaccacaactcaaaagcaacagttctttggtgctcagctttctttacggtccaactctcacatccatacatgactactggaaaaaacatagctttgactaggaaataaaaacaaacaaacatagctttgtcagtaatgtctctgctttttaataccctgtctaggtttgtcatagcttttctttcaaggagcaagcgtcttttaattttgtggtgcagtcaccatctgcagtgattttggagcccaacagaataaagtctgtcactgtttgcactgtttcctcatctatttgtcatgaagtgatgggaccagatgccatgatcttagttttctgaatgttgagtttaaagccaactttttcactctctttcactttcatcaagaggctctttcaagAGCACATGGAGGTCAATTAAACCTCTCAAGGGACAGTTACAAAATCAAGGGGGGAGACAATCTAGTTCCTTCCAGCTTACTGAGTAGGATGTAAACCTAGCAATGAAAAAGTCATTCCAACAGTTTGTTCCACTCAGTCCTTGAAGAGTTTAGAGACCCTACTTATTCCCAGAGAGAAGTCATCTTTGAACCTGACTGAATTCACAAGTCAGTCGGGGACTTCTCATGTTCTTCCTTGGGGAACCTCTATATGGTGACTGGAGCCAGAGACTAGGAACATAGGCCAGAATTTATGGATCCATAAAATCCATCCTTATCTTATAAGCTTCCCACAAGAACATCTCCAAAAGCTTTCTGACTCCGCTTTGTCATTTCCTCTCAGAATGTACACAGGCAAAAGTATAATGATCTCACTCATTACAGAATAAACTGCAGTTGAAAATGGGCACAGGCTTAAAAGTTTGGAGGTACAGTTTTGGAAAAATTAtatgaataacattttaaaactattttcagaagatgaagtattttttcatgtgaCTGATATGTTTTTTTGTAAAATGATCTTATTTCACTAAAGGTAACTCACTATAGGTCTCCGACTTAAAATTAGATATCTGAAAATTTATTCCCTACCTTTACTAAAAAACTGCTCCCTGGCTAATGACATGGAATAGATATATTTAAACCAGATactcaatttcctcttcttattatcttcatGGGCATATTATCATATCAAATCCTATGAAATAACAGGCTTCACTAAGGAAGTATTTTTCTGGCAAGCTCTCTTCAGAGCCCCTTTAATCTCATTGTTCCTGAGGCTGTAGACGAGGGGGTTCAACATGGGGATCACCACCATGTAGAACACAGACACCACCTTGTTCTGGTCAGTTGAGTAGCTGGACTTGGGCATCACATAAATGAATGTGATGGTCCCATAGAACAGAGTGACTGCTGTGAGGTGGGACgtgcaggtggagaaggccttgTGGCGCCCCTCGGTGGAGTGCATCCTCAGGATGGTGATGAGGATGTAGACGTAGGATACAGCTATGACAGTCACTGTGACCACAATGATGGAGCCAGCCGTAAATGAGGTGACAACTGCAGGGATACTGATGTCAGAACAGGAGAGCTCAACCAAAGGagcaaaatcacagaaaaaatgatTGACTTGATTTGGTCCACAGAAGTGTATAGAGTAGAAGGAAATAGTAAAAGAGAAAGCATTGAGAAAACCACCAGTGTAAGACATCATGAGTAACTGGACACAGACTTGTGTGGACATTTTGGTGGAATAAAGCAGTGGGCTGCAGATTGCTATGAAGCGATCATATGCCATGGCAGCCAGAAGGAAGCACTCAGTTGACCCAAAGAAAACACCTGAACAGAGCTGAATGGCACACCCAGGATAGGAGATGGTATTTCTTTCCACTAGGAAGTTTGCAAGCATATTGGGTGTAACAGAAGATGAATAGCCCACATCAACAATGGCTAAGTGGctcaggaaaaaatacataggatGATGGAGCTGAGACGAGATTCTGATAAGAAGATTTGTGCCGAGATTCCCACATATGGTCATCAGGTAGATAAAGAGGATGACTATGAAAAGGATGACTCGAAGGACTGGATCATTTGTCAAACCCAATAAAACAAACTCTGCCTCTGCAGTGTGGTTCCCATGCATCAGGGAATACATCAGGTAATGTAGCTGCTACCCAAATGAACCTGTGATGGAACAATACATTAAAGAAGCTATGAAtctgattatttcattttctattaatataatacatatatggaAATTGATTACAGATAAAGATATTCAAGAATCAAAGCATGTTTACATGCAATCATGagcctactttatttttttaattgttttcagcAGAAGTTCCCCAAAACTTCCTTGAAATAACGCTTTTAccttttgtattatattttttccaaaaatgtgCTTAAAGTAAACTTTGAGCCAAAGAACAAATAATATATGATGAAAATATAATATAGATGAAAATAGCAAAAAGGATCAGTGAGTATcacataaaataggaaaaaaatgtaggGTTTTATAATAAAGATGAGTAATTTAATAGCTAACAATTATTACATGCTTACTAAAGTGTAAAATAGGgttagatttttatatttatatgtttatcattTATCATATATAGCCTATGCTTATATTTTAGTCTATATCTATAGTGTAAttagtgtatatacatatttagtGTGTGATATAGTCTgtattgtttgttgtttagtcactatgtagtgttcgactctttgaggccccagggaccatatagcctgccaggctcctctgtccgtgagatttctggggcaagaatactggagtgggtagccatttccttctccagaggatcttcctgacctagggatcgaacttgtgtctcttgtatGTCCTGCAGATagattctgagccacctggaaagcccaatacaTAGTCTATGTTTTCACGAAGTATTATTCATGACTTTTATTATTTATGAGTAAATTGAGTCTGAGAAGGCTCTGTAAGTTGCACTATGTTGTTTACTAGGTAAAGTCAGAATATGAAGCCCAGGAATGCCTGACTACCCATTCCTttagttgttgttgcttagtcgctaagtcatgtccagctctttgtgaccccatggattgcagcatgccaggcttccctgtccttcgctatctcctggagtttgcacaaactcctgTTCAATGAgtcggtaatgctatccaaccatctcatcctctgttgcccgcatctcctcctgccctcaatctttcccagcatcagaaatatttatagtgagtcagctcttcatatcaggtggccaaaagattggagtttcagcttcagtatcagtccttctaatgaatattcagagttaattttttttttaggattgactggtctggtctccttgctgtccaagggactctcaagagtctcctccagcaccgcaattcaaaggcatcacttttttggcactcagtcttctttatggtccagctctcacatctgtacatgaatatcggaaaaaccatacctctgactatacagacatttgttggcaaagtgatgtctttgctttttaatatgctgtctaggtttgtcatagcttttctttcaaggaacaagagacttttaatttcttggctgcagtcaccatctgcagtgattcattTAGCAACTATGCAGTAAATAATCACTGATCATAAAGTCCAATACACCTGACAATGAGTGGACAGCAGATAATCCTTTCAGCCTTCTGGCAGTTATTTTGAAAAGAGATACCTAATTAGTTATATGTTTCATGATATctatcacttaaaattttttgaaaggagaaatagaactGTTCTTGACACTGCAACAAACAAATTTCAAATTTGAATAAAGTTACTACTGTaaatttgttgagtatttttaaattaaaaattatattgttttaaCAACTAGCTTGAAATATCAATGTCACTATGCAAAAATCATGATTGATATTTAGCACATAATTTATTCAGATATATTTATTCTGAGATTTAACAGATCAAATCACTTCCTACTATAACAGTATTTGGACTTTTGtagaatgaaatattatttgcaaCATAATATGAAGATAAATAAAGTGTGTTTGAAAACTTGAGAATTATCAACCAGATAACGATCCTCACGTCCAAATTTTCTGACTTATATCTTGAATGAAAGATCCTTCATCTTACCCATGATGTGATAATCTTGAGGCTAAAGCATCAGAGATATTCACAATATCTTtccaaatttaaaacttaaatacaAGTATTTAAACATCAATAAATGCTCAAGCATCTctggtaataaatattttagcattATGTTGAAGTGCTGAATTTGGTGAATGTTGAAAGACCATGTCATTTTCCATCTTATGGACTGATAAACAAGGGATCCTTGTTGTGGACTATGCCTGTTAATTCACATGAAATTGATGGTGGAAACAGCAATTCAGCCAAAGTTGCTTGCTATTAATAGTTGCTTGATTATATCTGCCCTGTTCCCCAACCAAACTTGtgagaatattaatattaataaccaAGGAGTAGAATATtctcatggagaagaaaatggcaacccactccagtattgttgtctggagaatcccatggacacagaagcctggttggctacagtccacagggtcacaaagagtcagacatgactatagtgacttagcacgcaagcaGAATGTTCTcaaatgataaatgaaaataaatgtatccGATTCATTAACAAGAGCCAAAATCTTACCTCTTAGAATAAGAGCTCATTCATTTGTAACAAATCATAGTTGTGGTTATAAAGCTATCTTTAATTCTTGCTTGCCTTTGGGGATAAAGCTCTGGAGATTCTAGGGATTCAAATGTGAATTTAAAAGCATGTGGAACATCATTATGTTCTTTAGCAGATATTGAACATCTCAATTCACACAGAAAGACAACTAATCTTTTAAGTGTTGTCAATTCTCAAGTGgttaatttattcttttacttcTAGTTAGGTGATTATACACTTTTCTATAGCCTTCTATCAGAAAGTATAACAACTTTTCCTAGAAATAATATTGGTTTCAAGTTTTCTTTGACATTTATGATTAAGAAATATTTGATACTAAacttgaggtttaaaaaaaaacttagattTATCCCTTCAATATGTGCTTTTTCCCCcgcaaaatttatttattggctgtgctggttctcaTTGTtgcaagcttttctctagttgtggctagtgGGAGCCACTCTCTAGGTGTGTACAGgcctcattgtagtggcttctcttgccgcAGAGCATGGGCGCTCTAGGGtgggcaggcttcagtagttgcagaatgtgggctcagtagttgtggctcccaggctctagttcacaggctcaatggttgtggcacatggtctTAGTTGTTCTGCTGTATGTTGGCGCTTTCaagatcagggatcaaaactgtgtttcctgcactgacaggcagattcttcagcactgagtcaccagggaagccctcaatatgTGTTTTTGATGAGTATTTTATGTATCTATATGATATGCTATTAACTACTTTGGTGGAATATGTGGTGGAATTTGATATAAAGTTGAATTAAAAATAGTCAAGTggaccttgggaagcatcactatgaacaaagctaatggtgatgatggaattccagctgagctatttcaaatcctaaagatggtgctgttaaagtgctgcactcaatatgccagcaaatttggaaaactcagcaatggccacaagactggaaaaggtcagatttcactCCAAttgcaaagaagggcaatgccaaagaatgttcaaactactgcacaattgcactcacctcacatgctagcaaagtaatgctcaaaattctccaactgaggcttcaacagtacataatctgagaacttccagatgttcaagctgaatttagaaaaggcagaggtaccagagatcaaattaccaacatctgttacatcatagaaaaagcaagagaagtccaaaaaaacatctccttctgcttcactgactacgccaaagcctttgactgtgtggatcacaacaaactgtggaaaagtcttaaagatgcgggaataccagaccaccttacctgcctcctgcaaaacctgtatgcaggtcaagaagcaacagttagaaccagacatggaataatggacagtttctaaattgggaaaggagtgtgtcaaggctatatattgtcaccctgttcatttatcttatatgcagagtacatcatgtgaaatactgggctggatgaatcacaagctggaatcaggattgctggagaaataacaacaacctcagatatgcaggtgacatcactgttatggcagaatacaaagaggaattaaagagcctcttgatgaaagtgaaagaagagagtgaaaaacctggcttaaaactcaacattcacaaaaccaggatcgtgccacctggtcccatcacttcatggcaaatagatggagaagcaaagGAAGCAGTGATAggctctattttcttgggctccaaaatcactgcagatggtgactgcagccataaaattaaaagatgcttgctccttgggagaaaagctgtgGCATACCTAGACAGCtacaagggacttcccttgtagcatAGCtgagctggtaaaaaatccatctgtaatgcaggacacccagcttaattcctgggtcgtgaagatcccctggagaagggacaggctacccacttgagtattcttgggtttctcaggtggctcagtcagtaaagaatctgtctgcattgtgggagacctgggttcagtccctgggttgggaaggtcccctggaggagggcacagcaatccactccagtattcttacctggagaatccccatggaaagaggagcctggcaggctacagtccatggggtcataaagagtcggatatgactgagtgactaagcacagtacagacgacacattaaaaagcagagacgttactttgctgacaaaggtccatatagtcaaagctatgggtttttccagtggtcgtgtatggatatgagagttggacctccaatccataaagaaagctgagcaccaaagaattgatgcttttgaactgtggcattggagaagactcttgagagtcccttggactgcaaggagatcaagccagtcaatcctaaaggaaatcaatcctgaaataCTCAtcagagggactgatgctgaggctgaagctctggccacctggtgcaaagagctgactcaatggaaaagaccctgatgctgggaaagatagaaggcaagagtagaaggggatgacagagaaagagatggttgaatggcatcactgactcaatggacatgagtttgatcaagctcagggagatggtgaaggacagggcatgccgtggtccacggggttgcaaagagtcagacacgactgagtgactgaccaacagCAATCTTATGAAGACGAAGAGAGTAAAAGCCTTGAAAATCATGTAGAGAACTACAAAGTAAAAGTGGATAAATTTCAGATAAGAACCTATgtgcaccttatctttgacaaacggggcaagaatatacaatggaaaaaagatagtctcttcaataagtggtgctgggaaacctggacagatactgtaaaggaatgaaattagaattctTCCTAAaaacatatacaaagataaactcaaaatgggttagaGCCCTaattgtaagaccagaaactggaaaactcttagagaaaaacatagaaaaactcaatatgacataaatcacagcaagatcctctctgacccacctcctagagtaattgagagaaaaaaacaaaaataaacaggtgggacctaattaaacttaaaagcttttgcacaacaaaggagactataaacaaggtgaaatgcaaccctcagaatgggagaaaataatagcaaatgaaacaactgacaaaagattaatttccaaaatatacaagcagttcatgcaactcaataccaggaaaacacaCAATgcaatcaaaacatgggcagagacttaaacagacatttccccaaagaagacatacagatggctaataaacacatgaaaagaagctcaatatcactcattcttagagaaatgaaaatcaaaactacaatgaaatgtCATCCCACACCAGccagagtggcca from Budorcas taxicolor isolate Tak-1 chromosome 15, Takin1.1, whole genome shotgun sequence includes the following:
- the LOC128059830 gene encoding olfactory receptor 502-like, giving the protein MYSLMHGNHTAEAEFVLLGLTNDPVLRVILFIVILFIYLMTICGNLGTNLLIRISSQLHHPMYFFLSHLAIVDVGYSSSVTPNMLANFLVERNTISYPGCAIQLCSGVFFGSTECFLLAAMAYDRFIAICSPLLYSTKMSTQVCVQLLMMSYTGGFLNAFSFTISFYSIHFCGPNQVNHFFCDFAPLVELSCSDISIPAVVTSFTAGSIIVVTVTVIAVSYVYILITILRMHSTEGRHKAFSTCTSHLTAVTLFYGTITFIYVMPKSSYSTDQNKVVSVFYMVVIPMLNPLVYSLRNNEIKGALKRACQKNTSLVKPVIS